In Chitinophaga nivalis, a single genomic region encodes these proteins:
- the rpiB gene encoding ribose 5-phosphate isomerase B — protein sequence MEHTTFNLALPVAIGADHAGFEYKEEVISYLEAKGLQVKDYGTHSGESVDYPDYAHPVATAVERGTAGVGILICGSANGVAITANKHQGIRAAICWGEELARLARSHNNANVLCIPARFVDTAVAKQMVDVFIDTPFEGGRHQNRVSKMACL from the coding sequence ATGGAACATACTACTTTTAACCTGGCGTTGCCTGTAGCCATTGGAGCAGACCATGCAGGATTTGAGTATAAAGAAGAAGTAATATCCTACCTGGAAGCAAAAGGCCTCCAGGTAAAAGACTATGGCACCCATTCCGGTGAATCAGTGGATTATCCTGATTATGCCCATCCGGTAGCCACTGCGGTGGAAAGAGGTACTGCCGGTGTTGGTATCCTGATCTGTGGAAGCGCCAACGGCGTGGCTATTACAGCCAATAAACACCAGGGTATACGTGCAGCTATTTGCTGGGGAGAAGAACTGGCCAGACTGGCACGTTCCCACAACAATGCAAATGTATTGTGCATACCGGCCCGCTTTGTAGATACAGCTGTAGCCAAACAAATGGTAGATGTATTTATAGACACGCCATTTGAAGGTGGCCGTCATCAGAACCGGGTAAGTAAAATGGCCTGCCTGTAA
- a CDS encoding RNA polymerase sigma factor — MSSTEFNNLLLGNADFLRPYAVTLTKDAESAKDLYQETLFRALSNRDKYLAGTNIRAWLYTIMRNIFINNYRRGNRQYRLLDNAVGDYLLSHQPSAVGNFAESDLRVKDVQMAVYNLPVIFKQPFLLYFEGYKYYEIAAILNEPLGTVKSRIHFARKMLKTRITRH, encoded by the coding sequence ATGTCATCCACCGAATTCAACAATTTGTTATTGGGAAATGCTGATTTCCTGCGGCCATACGCCGTTACCCTCACCAAAGACGCGGAATCAGCCAAAGACCTCTATCAGGAAACCCTGTTCAGAGCTTTGTCTAACCGCGATAAATACCTGGCTGGTACCAATATCCGCGCCTGGCTGTATACCATCATGCGCAACATCTTTATCAACAATTACCGTCGGGGAAACCGCCAGTACAGATTACTGGATAATGCTGTCGGCGACTATCTGTTAAGTCACCAGCCATCAGCAGTAGGCAACTTTGCGGAATCCGATCTCCGGGTGAAAGATGTACAAATGGCCGTATATAACCTGCCGGTTATCTTCAAACAGCCATTTCTGCTGTATTTCGAAGGATACAAATATTATGAGATTGCCGCCATTCTCAACGAACCGCTGGGAACTGTGAAAAGTCGTATCCACTTCGCCCGTAAAATGCTGAAAACACGTATTACCCGCCATTGA
- the tatC gene encoding twin-arginine translocase subunit TatC, translating into MLKKIFSNNDDKAEMSFFDHLEDLRWHLVRAALALVAFSIIGFVYTKEILDNVIFGPTNADFPSYIVLCKLSHLVGLGDNLCITPVKVQFQNFKMVGQIMLQFKLAFIIGFVCAFPYIFWEFWRFVKPALKEKELKGARGVIFWVSFQFFLGIAFAYFLMAPFTINFLASYTVTDKAINQFFIDDYFDLMTQIILGMGLLFELPILVFFLTKLGILTPAFLRSYRRHAIVVILILAAVITPPDLVDQLIVFVPLYCLYEISIFISKKALKDRENKLAKPEVEEWS; encoded by the coding sequence ATGTTAAAGAAAATTTTCTCCAATAACGACGACAAGGCAGAAATGTCTTTCTTTGACCACCTGGAAGATCTCCGGTGGCACCTGGTTAGAGCAGCACTTGCACTGGTCGCATTCAGCATAATTGGATTTGTTTATACAAAGGAGATTCTGGATAATGTAATTTTCGGACCCACCAACGCTGATTTCCCTTCTTATATCGTTCTCTGTAAACTGAGCCACCTCGTAGGGCTGGGAGATAACCTGTGTATTACACCGGTGAAAGTACAGTTCCAGAACTTTAAGATGGTCGGACAGATTATGTTGCAGTTCAAACTGGCTTTCATCATCGGCTTCGTATGTGCATTCCCTTATATCTTCTGGGAATTCTGGCGCTTTGTAAAACCTGCGTTGAAAGAAAAAGAACTGAAAGGAGCAAGAGGTGTGATCTTTTGGGTATCGTTTCAGTTTTTCCTGGGAATTGCATTCGCCTATTTCCTGATGGCGCCTTTCACTATTAACTTCCTGGCTTCCTATACGGTAACAGATAAAGCGATTAACCAGTTTTTTATTGATGATTATTTTGATCTGATGACACAGATCATACTGGGGATGGGATTATTATTTGAATTGCCTATCCTGGTATTTTTCCTGACCAAGCTGGGAATACTGACACCTGCTTTTCTGCGTTCCTACAGACGCCATGCAATTGTAGTGATCCTGATCCTGGCTGCGGTGATTACACCACCCGATCTGGTAGATCAGCTGATCGTATTTGTGCCGCTGTACTGTCTTTACGAAATCAGTATCTTTATATCCAAGAAAGCACTGAAAGACCGGGAAAACAAACTGGCCAAACCGGAAGTAGAAGAGTGGTCTTAA
- a CDS encoding alpha/beta fold hydrolase yields the protein MQTNKLPILFLHGALGASSQFPALTAELAPHYDIHLLDFSGHGNTPFSENGFSIPVFAAEVLAYLESHQLDFVHLFGYSMGGYVAMYLARHHPEKIGHVITLGTKYNWNEATAGKEVKQLDPALIAEKVPAFAAQLQERHTGKNWQDVVLHTARLIEDLGHQSLLKLSDYAQIASPCMLMMGDKDGMVSFQETIEVYKALPLAQFTVLPDTAHPLEKADVPLLAYYIRRFTTQKL from the coding sequence ATGCAAACGAATAAACTCCCCATACTTTTTTTACATGGGGCGCTGGGCGCCTCCTCCCAGTTTCCGGCGCTAACCGCCGAACTGGCCCCTCATTATGACATACACCTGCTGGATTTCAGTGGGCATGGCAATACCCCGTTTTCTGAGAACGGATTCAGTATTCCTGTATTTGCAGCAGAAGTACTGGCCTATCTGGAAAGCCATCAACTGGACTTTGTACACCTCTTTGGATACAGCATGGGGGGCTATGTAGCCATGTATCTGGCCCGGCATCATCCGGAAAAAATCGGTCATGTTATCACCCTGGGCACCAAATACAACTGGAATGAAGCCACTGCCGGCAAAGAAGTAAAACAGCTGGATCCCGCGCTGATAGCAGAAAAAGTACCTGCTTTTGCGGCGCAGCTGCAGGAGCGGCATACCGGCAAAAACTGGCAGGACGTGGTGTTACACACCGCCCGTTTAATAGAAGACCTGGGACATCAGTCGCTGCTGAAACTATCGGATTATGCGCAGATAGCTTCTCCCTGTATGCTCATGATGGGCGACAAAGATGGTATGGTGAGCTTTCAGGAAACGATTGAAGTATATAAAGCCTTACCGCTGGCACAGTTCACCGTGTTGCCCGACACGGCACACCCGCTGGAAAAAGCAGATGTGCCGTTACTGGCTTATTATATAAGAAGGTTTACCACACAAAAACTATAA
- a CDS encoding DUF4290 domain-containing protein translates to MEYNTTRNYLIMKEYGRNIQKMVEYLGTIEDDEERQRNAMAVIELMGTLNPHLRNVEDFRHKLWDHIFNISGFTLKVESPYPVPTVEKLRAKPDRLPYPKKYPRNRHFGKNLEMIIDKALHEDNPEKKEGFTQCIGNYMKLAYTNWHKESVHDDAIKAELLAISNNELEFHPGHSVAVPSTGGFGNTGSGNTNTGGGEQFRTNKRKGFQQNNKFKNNNNSGKNNNNKHNNKYSKNRNK, encoded by the coding sequence ATGGAATACAATACCACGCGTAATTACCTGATAATGAAAGAATATGGCAGGAATATCCAGAAAATGGTGGAATACCTGGGAACCATAGAAGACGACGAGGAGCGCCAGCGTAACGCGATGGCTGTGATAGAACTCATGGGTACGCTGAATCCGCATCTTAGAAATGTGGAAGATTTCAGACACAAATTGTGGGACCATATCTTTAACATTTCCGGATTCACCCTGAAAGTGGAATCCCCCTATCCGGTACCAACCGTAGAAAAACTGCGTGCGAAACCAGACAGACTGCCTTATCCTAAAAAATATCCCAGGAACCGTCACTTCGGTAAAAACCTGGAAATGATCATCGATAAAGCCTTGCATGAAGATAATCCCGAAAAAAAAGAAGGATTTACCCAATGTATCGGTAACTACATGAAACTGGCCTATACCAACTGGCATAAGGAAAGTGTACATGACGATGCTATCAAGGCAGAACTGTTGGCTATCTCCAACAATGAACTGGAGTTCCATCCCGGACACAGTGTCGCAGTTCCTTCCACCGGAGGTTTTGGCAATACCGGCAGCGGTAATACGAATACCGGCGGCGGAGAACAGTTCCGTACCAACAAACGTAAAGGCTTCCAGCAGAACAACAAGTTCAAAAACAACAATAACAGCGGGAAGAACAATAATAACAAGCACAATAACAAATACAGCAAAAACAGGAACAAGTGA
- the murA gene encoding UDP-N-acetylglucosamine 1-carboxyvinyltransferase codes for MSSAFEVRGGNRLKGEIVPQGAKNEALQIISAVMLTPEKVTITNIPDIVDVNLLIELLGDAGVKTNRITRDTCEFQADDIDLEYLESAEFKKKSGRLRGSVMIAGPLLARFGKAFIPKPGGDKIGRRRLDTHIIGFEKLGARFVYDSDDNYFRLETAPGGLKGTYMLLDEPSVTGTANIVMAAVMASGITTIYNAACEPYLQQLCKMLNRMGAKINGVGSNLLTIEGVTSLGGCEHAMLPDMIEIGSFIGLAAMTQSEITIKNAGIENLGIIPEKFRQLGIQLEIRGNDIYIPSQEDYEIQTFLDGSILTIADHPWPGFTPDLLSIVLVVATQAKGSVMIHQKMFESRLFFVDKLIDMGAQIVLCDPHRAVVIGLGRQHPLRGITMSSPDIRAGVSLLIAALSAEGKSTIQNIDQIDRGYQYIDERLRKLGADIKRV; via the coding sequence GTGAGCAGTGCTTTTGAAGTAAGAGGTGGCAACCGCTTAAAAGGGGAAATAGTACCCCAGGGTGCCAAAAACGAAGCTTTACAAATCATCAGTGCAGTGATGCTGACCCCTGAAAAGGTTACTATCACCAATATTCCGGATATCGTAGATGTAAATCTGCTGATTGAGTTGTTAGGAGATGCAGGCGTAAAAACCAACCGTATCACCCGTGATACCTGCGAATTTCAGGCAGATGATATTGACCTGGAATACCTGGAAAGCGCGGAATTTAAAAAGAAATCAGGCCGTCTCCGTGGTTCTGTTATGATTGCCGGTCCTTTGCTGGCAAGGTTTGGGAAGGCTTTTATCCCCAAACCAGGCGGCGACAAAATTGGGCGCCGCAGACTGGATACCCACATCATCGGCTTCGAAAAGCTGGGTGCCAGGTTTGTATATGACTCCGACGATAATTACTTCCGCCTGGAAACGGCCCCTGGTGGCCTGAAAGGCACTTATATGCTGCTGGATGAACCCAGTGTGACCGGTACAGCCAATATCGTAATGGCTGCTGTAATGGCTTCCGGCATTACTACCATCTATAATGCAGCCTGCGAACCTTACCTGCAGCAGCTTTGCAAAATGCTCAACCGCATGGGTGCAAAGATCAATGGGGTAGGTTCCAACCTGCTCACCATCGAAGGCGTAACCTCCCTGGGAGGCTGCGAACATGCCATGCTCCCCGATATGATCGAGATCGGCTCCTTCATCGGACTGGCTGCGATGACGCAAAGTGAAATCACTATCAAAAATGCCGGGATCGAAAACCTGGGTATCATTCCTGAAAAATTCCGTCAGCTGGGTATCCAGCTCGAGATAAGAGGGAACGATATCTATATTCCTTCCCAGGAAGACTACGAAATACAAACATTCCTGGATGGCTCTATCCTGACCATTGCAGACCACCCATGGCCGGGTTTCACACCGGACCTGCTCAGCATCGTGCTGGTGGTGGCTACGCAGGCGAAAGGCAGTGTGATGATTCACCAGAAAATGTTTGAGAGCCGCCTGTTCTTTGTCGATAAACTGATCGACATGGGGGCACAGATTGTATTGTGCGATCCGCACAGAGCGGTCGTGATAGGCCTGGGCCGGCAGCATCCGTTGCGGGGTATTACCATGTCCTCCCCGGATATCCGCGCCGGTGTTTCCCTGCTCATCGCTGCACTCAGCGCAGAAGGCAAGAGCACTATCCAGAACATAGACCAGATAGATCGTGGCTACCAGTATATCGACGAAAGGTTGAGAAAACTGGGGGCAGACATCAAAAGAGTATAA
- a CDS encoding tryptophan 2,3-dioxygenase family protein, with protein MVTTEIAEKIQRLEEKYAAMGQSLSAYLDGLLYADYLTYWDYIQLDVLLNLQHPRTPIPDENIFIIYHQITELYFKLSLQAIEQICHAPVLTVDIFKTQLKRINNYFRNLVHSFEIMVDGMDKEQFLQFRMALLPASGFQSGQFRMIEICSTRLLNLVYEPQREALAAEPLKTVLDNIYWRNGATELSSGKKTLTLRQFELKYMEPFLSLATRYEGFSMQARYQQLSPEEQQEVIPMLKEYDLNINVRWPLMHYKSAVRYLHKKPEDIAATGGTNWQQYLPPKNKRIVFFPELWTTEELDNWGKLAMGE; from the coding sequence ATGGTTACAACAGAAATTGCCGAAAAAATACAACGGCTGGAAGAAAAATATGCTGCTATGGGGCAAAGCCTATCCGCTTATCTGGATGGCCTGCTCTATGCGGATTACCTGACTTACTGGGATTATATTCAGCTGGATGTCTTGCTAAACCTGCAACACCCACGCACGCCGATTCCTGATGAAAATATTTTCATCATTTATCATCAGATTACGGAATTGTACTTTAAATTATCATTGCAGGCAATCGAGCAGATCTGCCATGCACCTGTACTGACAGTAGATATTTTTAAGACGCAGCTCAAACGGATCAATAATTATTTCCGCAACCTGGTCCATTCCTTTGAAATCATGGTAGATGGTATGGATAAGGAACAATTCCTGCAGTTCCGGATGGCGTTGTTGCCGGCCAGCGGTTTCCAGAGTGGGCAGTTCCGGATGATCGAAATCTGTTCCACCCGGTTACTGAACCTGGTGTACGAGCCACAGCGGGAGGCACTGGCAGCAGAACCCCTGAAAACAGTACTGGACAACATCTATTGGCGCAACGGGGCTACTGAACTGTCGAGCGGTAAGAAAACCCTGACCCTGCGCCAGTTTGAGCTGAAATACATGGAACCTTTTCTGAGCCTGGCTACCCGTTATGAAGGCTTCAGTATGCAGGCGCGTTATCAGCAGCTGTCACCGGAAGAGCAACAGGAAGTAATACCCATGCTAAAGGAATATGATCTGAACATCAATGTGCGCTGGCCGTTGATGCACTATAAATCTGCCGTGAGATACCTGCACAAAAAACCGGAAGATATTGCTGCTACCGGTGGCACCAACTGGCAACAGTACCTGCCTCCGAAAAACAAGCGCATCGTGTTTTTCCCGGAACTCTGGACAACAGAAGAGCTGGACAACTGGGGTAAACTGGCTATGGGCGAGTAA
- a CDS encoding Lrp/AsnC ligand binding domain-containing protein yields MSHNLNIDKLDLQIISEMMSNAEISYADLGKKLFVSGGTIHVRMKKLQELGVVKGTKLHVDLKMIGYDVIAFIGIYLEKSSMYDTVAKELRKIPEMVRLNYTTGSYSMFAEIICKDITQLRRILHDELQKIKGIERTETLISLEESFYRTINVVE; encoded by the coding sequence ATGAGCCACAATTTGAATATTGACAAACTGGACTTACAGATTATCAGCGAGATGATGTCTAATGCTGAAATCTCTTACGCTGATCTGGGGAAGAAATTGTTCGTTTCCGGAGGTACTATCCACGTGAGAATGAAGAAATTACAAGAGCTGGGTGTAGTTAAAGGTACTAAATTGCATGTAGATCTGAAAATGATCGGCTACGATGTAATTGCCTTTATCGGTATCTATCTTGAAAAAAGTTCCATGTATGATACCGTAGCTAAAGAATTAAGAAAGATCCCGGAAATGGTACGTCTTAATTATACGACCGGTAGCTACAGCATGTTCGCGGAAATCATCTGTAAGGACATTACGCAGCTGCGCCGCATCCTGCATGATGAGTTGCAGAAGATCAAAGGCATTGAAAGAACCGAAACCCTGATTTCACTGGAAGAGAGCTTTTACCGTACTATTAATGTAGTGGAATAA
- a CDS encoding M28 family peptidase yields MSVFRVIIACILLSAAAHAQDNKPHPAAKSSVAEKYGTTITNAALKKQLYIIAGPEMEGRETATRGQERAAAYIAGQFREIGLQPGVQGKWEQHYPLYSDSLKQGTMTVRGKTFEYGDGFIADLRTSHEDDIATAKVVFAGYGIVADGRDDYRNLDASNGVVLIREGTVPGIAADKSRLIDKIKVAKEKGARALLVITPAVDRYRALDQRQLRKTGTYLERDTIVRALNVYFVSPAMAAVILGIGESDSLLADIHSGKRKPAMIDTGIHILFRKEFMTLRPCNVLGYLEGSDKKDEIVFITAHFDHLGQRGDKIFYGADDDGSGTSAVISIAAAFAQAKREGHGPRRSMVFMTVSGEEKGLLGSKYYTSHPVYPLAQTVVDLNIDMIGRIDPAHEKDTNYVYIIGDNKLSSELRPINEKANDTYTGLQLDYKYNSPDDPEAFYYRSDHYMFAQHNIPIIFYFNGTHADYHQHTDTVDKINFDLLTRRAQLVFYTAWDIANRELRPVVDRHEE; encoded by the coding sequence ATGAGCGTCTTCCGGGTTATTATTGCCTGTATCTTACTCTCGGCTGCTGCGCACGCGCAGGATAACAAACCACATCCCGCCGCCAAAAGCTCCGTGGCAGAAAAATATGGGACAACCATTACCAATGCTGCCTTGAAAAAACAACTGTATATCATTGCAGGGCCGGAGATGGAAGGTCGTGAAACAGCTACCCGTGGTCAGGAAAGAGCGGCCGCCTATATTGCCGGCCAGTTTCGGGAAATTGGGCTGCAACCAGGTGTACAGGGTAAATGGGAACAACATTACCCGTTGTATTCCGATAGCCTGAAACAGGGCACCATGACTGTAAGAGGAAAAACATTTGAATATGGAGATGGCTTTATAGCAGACCTGCGTACCAGTCACGAAGATGATATTGCCACCGCAAAAGTGGTATTTGCCGGATATGGAATTGTGGCAGATGGCCGGGATGATTACCGCAACCTGGACGCCAGCAATGGCGTGGTGTTGATCCGGGAAGGCACTGTGCCGGGCATTGCTGCCGACAAAAGCCGGTTGATAGATAAAATCAAGGTGGCAAAGGAAAAAGGCGCCCGTGCTTTACTGGTGATTACACCCGCAGTAGATCGGTACCGCGCGTTGGATCAGCGTCAGCTGCGTAAAACAGGTACCTATCTGGAGCGCGATACCATTGTTCGCGCACTGAATGTGTACTTTGTGTCGCCGGCGATGGCAGCCGTGATCCTCGGCATTGGCGAAAGCGACAGTTTATTGGCCGATATCCATAGTGGAAAAAGAAAACCGGCGATGATTGATACGGGTATCCATATTTTATTCCGGAAGGAATTTATGACCCTGCGTCCCTGTAATGTACTGGGCTATCTGGAAGGCTCCGATAAAAAAGACGAAATCGTTTTCATCACCGCACATTTCGATCATCTGGGTCAGCGGGGTGATAAAATATTCTATGGCGCAGATGACGATGGTTCCGGTACCAGTGCCGTGATTTCCATTGCCGCTGCTTTTGCACAGGCTAAAAGAGAAGGCCATGGCCCGCGCCGCAGTATGGTGTTTATGACCGTATCGGGAGAAGAAAAAGGATTGCTGGGATCCAAGTATTATACTTCACATCCGGTATATCCACTGGCACAAACCGTGGTAGACCTGAATATAGATATGATAGGCCGGATTGATCCGGCGCATGAAAAAGATACGAACTACGTATACATCATCGGAGATAACAAACTCAGCTCCGAGTTACGTCCGATCAATGAAAAAGCCAATGATACCTATACCGGTTTGCAACTGGATTATAAGTATAACAGTCCCGATGATCCGGAAGCGTTTTATTATCGCTCCGATCATTACATGTTTGCACAACATAATATTCCCATCATATTTTACTTCAACGGTACACACGCCGACTATCATCAGCACACGGATACGGTAGATAAAATCAATTTCGATCTGTTGACCAGAAGGGCACAGCTTGTTTTCTATACTGCCTGGGATATTGCGAACAGGGAGCTGCGTCCGGTAGTAGACAGGCATGAAGAATAG
- a CDS encoding HdeD family acid-resistance protein — protein sequence MHNFFNAYWWIFLLRGLFALLLGILAICWPGVTFTTFIIFIGAYLLIAGIFAIIGAVAARKTNENWGIFLLSGIAGVILGILTFYNPFITGAALIYLAAFWAILAGLIEIIIAIRLRKVITGEGWYIAGGCLTVIFGLLLFSNPVAAAVTLTWLFGIYAVVSGVMLISLSLRLRKR from the coding sequence ATGCATAATTTTTTTAACGCTTACTGGTGGATCTTCTTACTAAGAGGTTTGTTTGCGCTGCTGTTGGGCATCCTGGCTATATGCTGGCCAGGCGTAACTTTTACAACCTTTATCATTTTTATAGGAGCCTATTTATTAATAGCGGGCATCTTTGCTATCATCGGAGCGGTAGCGGCCCGCAAAACAAATGAAAACTGGGGTATATTCCTGCTATCCGGTATTGCCGGTGTTATATTAGGTATCCTTACCTTCTATAATCCTTTTATTACAGGAGCAGCCCTGATTTATCTGGCGGCCTTCTGGGCCATTCTGGCCGGACTTATTGAAATCATTATTGCTATCAGATTAAGAAAAGTAATCACCGGTGAAGGCTGGTATATCGCAGGTGGTTGCCTCACAGTTATCTTTGGTTTATTACTTTTTTCCAATCCGGTGGCAGCAGCAGTAACGCTTACCTGGTTATTCGGTATCTACGCGGTGGTATCAGGTGTCATGTTGATCTCTTTGTCGTTACGGCTGCGCAAACGTTGA
- the gmk gene encoding guanylate kinase gives MEKKIIIITAPSGAGKTTIVKKLLANMPVLAFSISASTRTPRANEVHGKDYYFLSTDEFHQQIEAHAFAEYEMVYAGKYYGTLKSELERIWQQEQIPMVDIDVKGALSIKEKYHANALTIFIEPPSLDALRVRLSERGTETQASLDERLAKARYELSFSHEFDKIVVNDELERAYEEVKTLVTDFLNIK, from the coding sequence ATGGAAAAAAAGATTATCATTATTACGGCTCCTTCCGGTGCCGGCAAAACTACTATCGTAAAGAAATTATTGGCCAACATGCCTGTGCTGGCCTTCTCTATTTCTGCCAGTACCCGTACGCCACGTGCCAATGAAGTACATGGTAAAGACTACTATTTCCTGTCCACAGATGAATTTCATCAGCAGATCGAAGCGCATGCTTTTGCAGAATATGAAATGGTATACGCCGGTAAATACTATGGTACCCTGAAAAGTGAACTGGAACGCATCTGGCAACAGGAACAGATTCCAATGGTAGATATAGATGTGAAAGGAGCATTGTCTATTAAAGAGAAATACCACGCCAACGCCTTAACGATATTCATTGAGCCACCTTCCCTGGATGCCTTGCGGGTACGTCTCAGTGAGCGCGGTACAGAAACACAGGCTTCCCTGGATGAACGCCTGGCCAAAGCACGGTATGAACTTTCTTTCTCTCATGAGTTTGACAAAATAGTGGTAAATGATGAACTGGAAAGGGCATACGAAGAAGTAAAAACGCTGGTGACAGACTTTTTAAATATAAAATAG
- a CDS encoding hemolysin family protein yields the protein MDGYTIIILVFLVLLTGFFAGIEAAFANVNKLSIELKKKQGRATGKILAGFNENPSRFLATSLVGLTITVVIYSILVAGVFQPVWEANAATAETAKMLPLVIFLEILLASLVILFLGFFIPRAVFRSRPETLLSFFALPISLVAKPLYIIGNVLVSISEWMLKYLFNVRILDTRESFTRVDVEHFIRQSQQHLGENQELNTELFENALSLAHVKIRGCLIPRKEIEALEIQRPITDARDKFMDTKLSKIIIYEGSIDNILGYIHQLDMFKAPKDINSIIHPILAVPETMSAIDLLSKFNKERKSIAWVVDEFGGTAGIVTIEDVLEEIFGEIKDEHDEEEFVEKQIAEKEYIFSGRLELDYLNEKYELDFPEDESETLSGYIINHHETIPKIKERIIIDDYEFDILNVTDTRIEMVKMKILV from the coding sequence ATGGACGGATACACAATCATTATTTTGGTTTTCCTGGTATTGCTGACAGGCTTCTTCGCCGGAATTGAGGCTGCATTTGCCAACGTTAATAAGTTGAGCATTGAACTCAAGAAAAAGCAGGGGCGGGCTACAGGTAAAATATTAGCTGGATTCAATGAGAATCCCAGCCGCTTTCTGGCAACCAGCCTGGTAGGACTGACGATTACAGTAGTCATCTACAGTATTCTGGTAGCAGGGGTTTTTCAGCCGGTCTGGGAAGCCAATGCAGCCACGGCAGAAACTGCGAAAATGCTGCCGCTGGTCATTTTCCTGGAAATATTACTGGCCTCGCTGGTGATCCTGTTTTTGGGATTCTTTATTCCAAGGGCAGTATTCCGGTCAAGACCGGAAACATTACTGAGTTTTTTCGCATTACCTATTTCTTTAGTGGCAAAGCCATTATATATAATAGGGAATGTACTCGTATCAATATCCGAGTGGATGTTGAAATACCTGTTTAACGTACGCATACTGGATACCCGGGAATCCTTTACCCGCGTGGATGTAGAGCATTTCATCCGGCAGTCGCAGCAACACCTGGGCGAAAATCAGGAGCTGAATACAGAACTGTTTGAGAATGCCCTGTCGCTTGCGCACGTAAAAATCAGGGGCTGTCTTATCCCGCGTAAAGAAATTGAAGCGCTGGAAATTCAACGGCCTATTACAGATGCACGGGATAAATTCATGGATACGAAACTGTCTAAGATTATTATCTATGAAGGCAGCATCGACAATATCCTGGGGTATATTCATCAGTTGGATATGTTCAAGGCGCCGAAGGATATCAACAGCATTATCCATCCTATATTGGCCGTGCCGGAAACCATGAGTGCCATTGATCTGCTGAGCAAGTTCAATAAAGAACGCAAGAGCATCGCGTGGGTAGTGGATGAATTTGGTGGCACTGCAGGTATCGTGACCATTGAAGATGTACTGGAGGAAATCTTTGGTGAAATCAAAGATGAACACGATGAAGAAGAATTTGTAGAAAAACAGATTGCAGAAAAAGAATACATTTTTTCCGGAAGACTGGAGCTAGATTATTTGAACGAGAAATATGAGCTCGACTTCCCCGAAGATGAAAGTGAAACACTGTCCGGTTACATCATTAATCACCATGAAACCATTCCGAAGATTAAGGAAAGGATTATCATTGATGATTATGAGTTTGATATTCTAAACGTAACAGACACGCGGATTGAGATGGTGAAGATGAAGATTTTGGTATAG